A single window of Myxocyprinus asiaticus isolate MX2 ecotype Aquarium Trade chromosome 48, UBuf_Myxa_2, whole genome shotgun sequence DNA harbors:
- the si:ch211-127m7.2 gene encoding uncharacterized protein si:ch211-127m7.2 translates to MSEKHRNLPLWMVKSDVQSSKDNDAIRKKTPGTTNKTVKKQCLKSVITYWMNERELVESALSFLKKDEACGRTAVKLPEVGIIIPETDAETSDSDVHDSVLYTDCDIAEQETVPFGNCMEESTSAKLGSHLKLHLDGLGTSEKKPQLEDISQKPDADEALELVREIFFT, encoded by the exons ATGTCTGAAAAGCATCGAAACCTTCCACTTTGGATGGTTAAATCCGACGTTCAAAGTAGCAAAGATAATGATGCTATTAGGAAGAAAACACCTGGGACAACAAACAAGACTGTAAAGAAACAATGCTTGAAAAG TGTCATTACGTATTGGATGAACGAGAGGGAGCTCGTAGAATCCGCCCTcagttttttaaagaaagatgaG GCATGTGGCAGAACTGCAGTGAAACTCCCAGAGGTGGGAATAATCATTCCAGAGACAGACGCAGAAACATCAGACTCTGATGTGCATGACAGTGTTTTATACACAGATTGTGACATTGCAGAGCAAGAGACCGTCCCATTTGGGAACTGCATGGAAGAAAGCACCAGTGCAAAACTGGGAAGTCATTTGAAACTTCATCTTGATGGTTTAGGAACTTCTGagaagaaaccacagcttgaagACATCTCACAGAAACCTGATGCTGATGAGGCTCTGGAGCTTGTTCGAGAGATTTTTTTTACCTGA
- the ergic2 gene encoding endoplasmic reticulum-Golgi intermediate compartment protein 2 isoform X1, with the protein MRRLNKKKALNFVKELDAFPKVPESYVETTASGGTVSVLAFTAMALLAFFEFFVYRDTWMKYEYEVDKDFTSKLRINIDITVAMRCQFVGADVLDLAETMVASDGLQYEPVVFDLSPQQRLWHRTLLLIQSRLHEEHSLQDVLFKNVMKGAPTALPPREDDPTQPLNACRIHGHLYVNKVAGNFHITVGKAIPHPRGHAHLAALVSHETYNFSHRIDHLSFGEEIPGILNPLDGTEKVSTDHNQMFQYFITIVPTKLETYKVSADTHQYSVTERERVINHAAGSHGVSGIFMKYDISSLMVKVTEQHMPLWQFLVRLCGIIGGIFSTTGMLHGLVGFCVDVVCCRFKLGVYKPNRVNLLDGHVNNLTPLLSENIEH; encoded by the exons ATGAGGAGGCTGAACAAAAAGAAAGCCCTGAACTTTGTGAAAGAACTGGATGCTTTTCCCAAGGTTCCTGAGAGTTATGTAGAGACAACAGCTAGTGGAGGAACAG TGTCCGTGTTGGCCTTCACTGCCATGGCTCTCCTTGCCTTCTTTGAGTTTTTTGTGTATCGGGACACATGGATGAAGTACGAGTATGAAGTGGATAAGGACTTTACCAG TAAACTAAGAATTAATATAGATATCACAGTCGCCATGAGGTGTCAAT TTGTTGGAGCAGATGTGTTAGATCTGGCTGAGACAATGGTAGCATCTGATGGCCTGCAGTATGAACCT GTTGTTTTTGACCTTTCTCCCCAGCAAAGGCTCTGGCATAg GACGCTCTTGCTCATTCAGAGCCGTCTTCATGAAGAACATTCACTCCAAGACGTTCTGTTCAAGAATGTAATGAAAGGTGCCCCCACTGCTCTCCCACCCAG GGAAGATGACCCCACCCAGCCTCTTAATGCCTGCAGAATACATGGACATCTCTATGTCAATAAAGTAGCAGGAAATTTCCACATCACTGTTGGCAA GGCTATCCCACATCCTCGAGGTCATGCTCATCTTGCAGCCCTGGTCAGCCACGAAA CATACAACTTCTCCCATCGGATAGACCATCTGTCATTCGGAGAGGAAATACCAGGCATTCTGAATCCTCTGGACGGCACGGAAAAAGTGTCTACAGATC ATAATCAGATGTTCCAGTACTTTATCACCATTGTGCCCACAAAACTGGAAACATACAAAGTGTCTGCAGATACACACCAATATTCAGTCACTGAGCGG GAGCGAGTGATAAACCACGCAGCAGGAAGCCATGGTGTATCTGGGATCTTTATGAAATATGACATCAGCTCTCTGATGGTGAAGGTGACGGAACAGCACATGCCGCTGTGGCAGTTCCTCGTGCGACTCTGTGGCATCATAGGGGGAATTTTCTCAACTACAG GCATGTTGCATGGTCTGGTTGGCTTCTGCGTAGATGTTGTCTGCTGTCGGTTTAAACTAGGGGTTTATAAACCAAATAGA GTGAATCTTCTCGATGGCCATGTGAACAACTTGACACCGCTTCTTTCTGAGAACATTGAACACTAG
- the ergic2 gene encoding endoplasmic reticulum-Golgi intermediate compartment protein 2 isoform X2: protein MALLAFFEFFVYRDTWMKYEYEVDKDFTSKLRINIDITVAMRCQFVGADVLDLAETMVASDGLQYEPVVFDLSPQQRLWHRTLLLIQSRLHEEHSLQDVLFKNVMKGAPTALPPREDDPTQPLNACRIHGHLYVNKVAGNFHITVGKAIPHPRGHAHLAALVSHETYNFSHRIDHLSFGEEIPGILNPLDGTEKVSTDHNQMFQYFITIVPTKLETYKVSADTHQYSVTERERVINHAAGSHGVSGIFMKYDISSLMVKVTEQHMPLWQFLVRLCGIIGGIFSTTGMLHGLVGFCVDVVCCRFKLGVYKPNRVNLLDGHVNNLTPLLSENIEH from the exons ATGGCTCTCCTTGCCTTCTTTGAGTTTTTTGTGTATCGGGACACATGGATGAAGTACGAGTATGAAGTGGATAAGGACTTTACCAG TAAACTAAGAATTAATATAGATATCACAGTCGCCATGAGGTGTCAAT TTGTTGGAGCAGATGTGTTAGATCTGGCTGAGACAATGGTAGCATCTGATGGCCTGCAGTATGAACCT GTTGTTTTTGACCTTTCTCCCCAGCAAAGGCTCTGGCATAg GACGCTCTTGCTCATTCAGAGCCGTCTTCATGAAGAACATTCACTCCAAGACGTTCTGTTCAAGAATGTAATGAAAGGTGCCCCCACTGCTCTCCCACCCAG GGAAGATGACCCCACCCAGCCTCTTAATGCCTGCAGAATACATGGACATCTCTATGTCAATAAAGTAGCAGGAAATTTCCACATCACTGTTGGCAA GGCTATCCCACATCCTCGAGGTCATGCTCATCTTGCAGCCCTGGTCAGCCACGAAA CATACAACTTCTCCCATCGGATAGACCATCTGTCATTCGGAGAGGAAATACCAGGCATTCTGAATCCTCTGGACGGCACGGAAAAAGTGTCTACAGATC ATAATCAGATGTTCCAGTACTTTATCACCATTGTGCCCACAAAACTGGAAACATACAAAGTGTCTGCAGATACACACCAATATTCAGTCACTGAGCGG GAGCGAGTGATAAACCACGCAGCAGGAAGCCATGGTGTATCTGGGATCTTTATGAAATATGACATCAGCTCTCTGATGGTGAAGGTGACGGAACAGCACATGCCGCTGTGGCAGTTCCTCGTGCGACTCTGTGGCATCATAGGGGGAATTTTCTCAACTACAG GCATGTTGCATGGTCTGGTTGGCTTCTGCGTAGATGTTGTCTGCTGTCGGTTTAAACTAGGGGTTTATAAACCAAATAGA GTGAATCTTCTCGATGGCCATGTGAACAACTTGACACCGCTTCTTTCTGAGAACATTGAACACTAG